The region CGCTGGTCGGCAGCAGTATCCACAGCAGGGTCCGCAGCGCGGTGCCGAACGGGACGTGCCCGGTCATCGTGCCGTCACCGTTGATGTGGTTGAACGCGTCGTAGCCGGGGCCGTGGAAGGCCGGGATCAGCACACCGAGGGCCAGCGCGGATGCCGCCACCCCGAAGCCCATCAGCCCGATCGCCCATGGTCCGTAACGCTGCGCGTCGCTCAGCGGCGCCTCCACCTGGTCACCTCCTTCCGGTGCCTCGTCCTTGTCCCTGTCCTTGTCCGTACCGGCCGACTGCTCCTCGTCCGGCGCCCCGGCCTGCGCCGGGACGGCCGCGTCGGGCTCCCCGGTCTCCCGGGTGCGCCACCACACGATCGCGCCGATCGTCGCGGCCGTGACGCCCAGGTCCTCCTTGACCAGCACCAGCGGCAGCGCCCACCACATCGCGGCGCCCCAGCGCCTGCGGATCACCGCTTCCAGTGAGAAGGCCAGCAGCGGCATCGCGAAGGCGATCTCGTGGAAGTCGAAGTCGACCGCCCGCTGCACCCCCCACGACAGCCCGTACGCCGCGCCCACGGCCAGCCCGCGCCCCCGCCCGAGCAGCAGCCCGGCGCCCCGGGTGACCGGGACCACCGACAGCGCGAACAGCAGCGCCTGGGCCACCAGCAGCGTCGCCGGGGTCGGGAAGACCCGGTAGAAGGGCGCTATCAGTGCCGTGATCGGGCTGAAGTGGTCGCCGAGCGCATTGAACCCGGGGCCCTTCAGCGGTGTGGTCGGCGCCTGGAGGTGCGCGTAGCCGCGTACCGCCTGCTCGAAGAT is a window of Streptomyces sp. NBC_01477 DNA encoding:
- a CDS encoding DUF2079 domain-containing protein translates to MDRAEAVIPQQSGEPAPRAASPGAAGLAGLRLRLAGVRPDPYLLGVVFFVAYVLLSLVRYRRMLTMSWDLGIFEQAVRGYAHLQAPTTPLKGPGFNALGDHFSPITALIAPFYRVFPTPATLLVAQALLFALSVVPVTRGAGLLLGRGRGLAVGAAYGLSWGVQRAVDFDFHEIAFAMPLLAFSLEAVIRRRWGAAMWWALPLVLVKEDLGVTAATIGAIVWWRTRETGEPDAAVPAQAGAPDEEQSAGTDKDRDKDEAPEGGDQVEAPLSDAQRYGPWAIGLMGFGVAASALALGVLIPAFHGPGYDAFNHINGDGTMTGHVPFGTALRTLLWILLPTSGLLALRSPLIVAALPTIGWRFLSHYPENWGTAWHYSAVLMPVIFLALVDAADRSRQSQRPWLRSYASGVPAAAVGAAMALTLSLPLASLSHSDTYKVDARTKAVEKLLDLIPDGATVEANVGPISRLVHRTTVYWVGGATGVVPQYIALDNSSGWVPDPVTYGTQLHPGATYTQIAAQDGYVILRRT